DNA from Carassius auratus strain Wakin unplaced genomic scaffold, ASM336829v1 scaf_tig00007418, whole genome shotgun sequence:
aaattgcttggtattttagtcgactaaaataagactaaaatcaataacagatttactagacaattttttacagctggtataggaaacaaacttaaccaaaatatataaaacacaaattcaactttatttcaacacaactgtgtctttatttcgattcaaaagcttttatgcagcaaacaaacactgtcatgataatgtaaacaataactagctgccaattgaccatcaataaaaggaaaaataacgttaggtccaggacattaaaagcttacagctgagctgaacaataagtgcataaatttaaaagtaaatatttaataagttgggtggataaaaaaagtaaaaaagattttattcattttattcacaaggtattcatttgtctagcaatattgtatgttttaaatgctacaatattgctagattagtatgtataatgataggatttgaacattcacgtttcacatgactaatatagaaatatttgtgatattgtcaacaagtagaacattataaaatatactaaacattggtattaatcaaaatgtatgtatcataatattacgtattagtattgtgctctcatctaactttgaagaaggggctattttacagtacttttcagttcgtaatatttaatgctacaacacctacgcactgcagtcttccaattttgcttagctcaataaacaaaagaacatcgttgtgaaattacatttgagaaaatgtccgggtggctcgtgtgtaaatgtcttttcaaattggttgtgttgccacgaatgagcgtgctttacgctttgtttttgttttgttcgtcgtcaaacgtgaagtgagctgtggacattttgtcacTCTTTTAGACATcaacctcttcgaatgccgtcttcccgggagctcatttaaaaactgaaaaccttcgcttcatatctcaataagtcaggctctgattggttctcttctctaatgcagtctcgcctgttctgttttgccggttcttttgctcattcttcgcatctctcccgtctgctgatttgattttcgtcacagtctattttcgtctcgtcctttattcgttgacgataatgtcaatcaatttagtcatagttttagtctccatcagtgccttctattttagttttcgtttcgttttcgtccgcaaaaatatatttgtgacgaaaataatgacgaaaatatttagtcaacgaaattaacactgattttagggtccaattctcactattaactaaccattaactatgacttttgcctcaattaactccttagtTGCTGCTTTTTccaggattatggatgtcatgcattatatgtacttttattagcactaataaacagccaatatgttaataatagacatgctaataagcaactagttatcagtgtgaattggaccctatactaaagtgttacccaaacaTAAACCTTCAAGATTATTATGCAACATTAACTGAGAAATCATGGGTCGCAAATCCTTGTGTTTTTCGCACCATCACCATTGATATCAATGGTTTTGCAGTGGGTAGAGATCCTTGCAATAAAGAACAAAACTGTACCAGCAATCTAAACTAAACGAAACATTTTCCATTTGTCGTCTTTTACAGACACTCCAGAAATTGGCGGTGGTCAGAGACTGGGTCTGCCCATGGTGAGTTGAGACCCTCTTGACAGAGGTTATGTGGTGAAACAGCTGAGAGTAACATCTGATCTTTTACCTTTCAGCCTCACAGTTCCCTGGATGAGGATGATCCGAATATCCTGTTGGCTATCCAGCTGTCCCTGCAGGAGTCTGGGCTGACTGCAGCCAGTGCTGGCGTTGATGCACAAGAGATCATTGCAAACGAAGCATCTCTGGGGGCTATCGGATCATCCCTGCCCACACGGCTGGACCCGGTGCTGTGCGGGATAGACGTGCCCCGTGCTGCCCTGAGCAGCTCCGAGCTGTTAGAGGTGGGTGACAGCCTAAAGAAGCTCGGTAATATCAGTGGCCAGAACGTCCCTCTGCGTTTCGACAATCTCAACAATCCTTCCTTTGAGTCTGCTGAGGGTCCCTTCCAAGCTCCCTTCGGGACATATGGAAACCTCGGATTTCGATTCTGACAACGCCAACCTACTAGGAAACATCATGGCTTGGTTTCATGACATGAACCCGCAGAACATCAATTTGGTCCCTTCGGCTGGTGAATTCGGTGCTCAGTCGGCAAGGATGACATCAGAGCCGACTGAGTGCACCGTTCCACAGTGGACAGCTGGGGGCGATGGAGAGGCAGAGCAGCAGTTTGACTCCGGTATCGTCACAGGAGAACGTGAACCCATCCGGCCGACCCAATTAGACCTGGTAGGCCTCGATATGTGTCTGGTACCTTCTGCTGCGTCCGTCGAGTTGGGCGAAACTCCGAGCGGTTTGAACCCGTGTCACTCTGACACCCCAAAATGTGACTCAGACCCCGACCAGCCTAGCAGTAGCTCCTCTGAATGGGAGGGTCAAGTACACCTTGTATGAAATACTGACTTCACTTACTAGCTAAgccactttttttaaatgatgccGGATTCAATCGATTAATCACGATGAGAAGCTTTGTATTGTCAGATATGTAGAAATCGAAACCATTTTTGAGTACTCGCTCAGTACTCGTGTGTTTCAGGCCTTTGTGCTCATGAGGCACGTGTTCTTTGCTCACTAAAAAACTCGTTCCGGTTCTGGAGTGTTAAACAATTTTAGTAGAGACAGCAACTGAAACAGAAAGCGCCATGAAGACGGGACAGGAAGTGATGTAGTTAGAAAAATCTACTGTATAAAACAGGACGACATTCAGTGCGAGTTTGACTGATTAAATAGGATGTAATAGATACTGTAGGTGCCAAAAAACACTGGCTAGCACACGCCGAGCGGACGGTGTGCTGATCGTGCCTGCTGCTGAGGGGCTAGCCGCCCTATAGAGTACACTATCCTTCCTTTAAACTAGATTTGTAGTATTAGAGAAGTACACAGCAGCATCACGCTCCGAGGAGCAGGGCTGATAATCACAGAAACTAAATGAACCGTAATTCTAGTTGCAGTcgacttttcttttttctggtcATGCGTAATCACTGTAATCCGTCACCGGTTAATTAGAATGGAAAGTACCGGCGAGGTTAAACTCAGTTCAGGAGCGCCACGCCGGATCTGGAAAACGTTTTGTCTTCGCAACTTATCACCGTGCCTTTTCTGTGAAACTTCTCTTTATTTATAGCCGCTCTCTTGCGCTCGGAGCCCAGAGTGGGGGAATTTCCGATACGAACCGTAATTCGCAAACTGAgctcaatgtttttttaaatacatttttatacatgcttgtttgtttgtttgttcttcagcATGACTCTGGCCCCTTCTTCCAGGTTGTTTTTAAAgcaattagtaaaaaaataaaaataaaatataaatattaatgaactCTGAAACATTTACGGATCAAATCCCTTTATATTTAATACGATTCTATTCATTGTGTTAAGATGTGATTTCCACATGGCCACAAAGTAAAAATCAAACTCTTAAATGTAAATGTCGGATAAAAATCCGTTGATGTTTTCCCggtgcatttcattttattttttctattaaaaaccAAATTTTCTCATGGTCTCATCTACGGATCTTTCAGTAGAGGCCAAGGCATTTCATTTTGATGAAAAGCTGTTTCATATTATTTCTATATCTGGTAAAActcaacaattatgattttttttaactgtggtatttcattacaataaattatggaaatgaatttctatttatttgaaattgaatgtccttaaaaatgaatgaagatatttatatatatatatatatatatatatatatatatatatatatatatatatatatagatatatatatatatttatatatatatatatatatatatatatatatatatatatatatatatatataaacatggtgCCACTTTTCATTATTTGCTTATAACTTAAATCTGTCTGCTGAATAATTCCTAAAAGCCATTCAAACCAATTAACAATGTTGTTGAATTGCTTCAGTTTTCATGTGAACACCTGCCACACTTTTCATCTGATGAAACGGCTAAATCACAGCAGCACTAAGTTTTAAGCACTTCATAAAATGTAATGCACAAAATTAGCTCCCATTTCAGCTATGGAATAGCCTGTTATAGCTCATAGGCTTGCCGTTATGTTGGTGGTTTCAGCTGTGGGTTCGACTGAGCAAGGGGCCTGATGTTTTACTGTGGCTTGATGTCGTATGTATGTTGATTCTGGCCTAATGTCCGAATGCAGTTTTGCGCTGCGTAAACTTTTCAAAGTGAAACTGAAGACAAACCTGTCcgataagtgtttttttttttttttttcattccatttgTCAAAGTTTGGGGGAGTTTTTCTGTATGTGTAGTTTGTATGTGGGATCGGAATGGCTTTAGTTCACTTAATCGCAGTATTTCTCCGGTCTAATGTATGTTGCCAAAGGTTGAGGTGAAGCTAATGTCTGTTCAAAGTAAGCAGATGGAAGATTTCAAACATCTGTCcagacatgacaaaaaaaaaaaagtgattgacAAAAGTTGTCCTTGATGTGACTGTATGTTGTGCATtaagtaattataataaaaatagatcATGTTTTCTTGACAAAAGACCGTTCAAGTGTCGAAGCTATtgtttggggtgggggggggggagcaCATTTTGTAACCCATTACAGATTTTATATTGTTACGCACCTAATCCTTGAAATGGTATTTGCACTTTCATAATCTTTACTTGATACATTCCCAATTTATATGGAAAATGCAAATGTATGATGTTTGGTCAATGAATTGGACTGATTTGAGTGTGAATCTCAATAAAGTTGCTAAGACAAGTTCAGTTGTAAAAGTTGTATAATTCTTTCAACAAAACATTGCACAGTGCAAAAGCaacatatgataataataattatattataatgagaATGTGTTTATTAAAAGCTATTTAAAGGCAAGTGGCtgctacaaataatatttttcttattcttctAATTGAGATCAAGATCAAGTGGAAATGTTATGACAGTGTTCTCCTGTCTTGAGCATCAGCCCCTCTAGTGGGTACAAATAGAATGACACTTCCTGCTttctttgactgtaacttttcaTAAAGTGAACCTTGTAAAACagtagtttttataaaaataaatcttatattatattattaacataatatttggtGTTCCAGTCAGTTTGTGTATCATTTTTATATCAGGGACATGCAGAATGATTGgccagaaaaaaagaagaagaaattatgtttctatttATTGACTTGGTTAGATGCCTAAGGGTCAGGAGTTGGGGGAATACCAGGAGCTCACAAGCACAGTGACTTTACTGAATAAAATGTCAGATGGGAGGAAGTTTCTATATTTGCAAACTGCTGTTTGAATTACTCTAGGGCCAGTTTTATGAGAAAGACTGGGTCATTTTGTGATCTGAATGTCCGATTTAGGACAAACAAGAATTTACTTTCCATTACTGAATACTACAGTATCTCGAAACATTTGGATCTGCACATTCAAACATGCATCGAAAGACTTATTACTTAACATATTTTAGATAACACAAGAATaaaccatgcttttttttttttttttatgaaaacaagcTAGTTTAATAAGGATATAAATCAATAGTCCCATAGTTAATGTGAAGAACTACTGTAAGGAAATGGAGAAAACAAGTGTTTTTATTGTGCAACTAACAATGTGAAAGTGACAGTACTTGATAGCATTGCAGCATTGGAATGAAAGTAGTTTCAAGCACTTGAACAGACCAGCGGTCATGCACCAGCGCTCCAGTAGAGAGTAGTAAGTTCCCAGAGAATGAGAGAAGGTTTCGCCTCTTTTTCTTTGAATTGCTCTGGCACGAGGGCGTCTGTGTTACTGGCAAGCACTGTTGGCACTCTCCGTCCCAAACTCATGGAAGCAATTCAAGGTATCAtttagaggaggaggaggagctcaAAAGTTCCTCAAGAGGCCATTAAAACATGTCAGCAGGACATCCTGTGTTTGATTCCCACAGTCAAAACCAATTCGAGGTGAATCATCTAGTTTTGAAAGGCACATGAAATTGCTGCtattgtatttctgtatttatggAGATTCATCCCTCATGTTTGCATGGGGCTATTTATAACTATATGTGAATACAAAATAGTTTGACAGTcgtttgttttgttctctctcattGGGGTGCTTTACTGGCTCAGCTGGAATTGATTCGAAGGAAGGGTTTCGCGCACTTTTTCCCAtgaaaatctctttaattctAGAACTGAGCTGAACCGTTGTCATTCATGCAACACTCATGCATCTAGTTGTTCATTAAATGTTTTGCGTTTGGAATCGCTTATTTGTTTACTTCCTAGTATTACTTCATTTTGAGACTGTACGATTCAAGGATTTCTTTCAACTTAAAAGAGCAGAAGTGAACTGAGAGAGATCGCACTTGACACTTACTAAGTGATCCATGCATAATCGGGAAGGAGGGTTTCCAGACCGTCTGAATTGTCACTTTAATTATGAGCGA
Protein-coding regions in this window:
- the LOC113071490 gene encoding ankyrin repeat and IBR domain-containing protein 1-like — its product is MGLEYLGFSSPEAYAEFQYRRRHRQRRRGDMGSLRSNTPEPDDLGHSSLDTPEIGGGQRLGLPMPHSSLDEDDPNILLAIQLSLQESGLTAASAGVDAQEIIANEASLGAIGSSLPTRLDPVLCGIDVPRAALSSSELLEVGDSLKKLGNISGQNVPLRFDNLNNPSFESAEGPFQAPFGTYGNLGFRF